In one window of Geotrypetes seraphini chromosome 3, aGeoSer1.1, whole genome shotgun sequence DNA:
- the LOC117357457 gene encoding LOW QUALITY PROTEIN: proteasome maturation protein-like (The sequence of the model RefSeq protein was modified relative to this genomic sequence to represent the inferred CDS: inserted 1 base in 1 codon), protein MNTRGLGSQLKDSIPLXTGAYGIQDTLRAGFTSVKNELLPCHPLELSEKNFQANEEKTNFSTLRNIQGIHAPLKLQMEYKAVKQVQRLPFLRSSNIALDTLKGNDECIGFEDILNDSSQSEVMGEPHVMLEHSLGLW, encoded by the exons ATGAATACCAGGGGACTAGGGTCACAGCTGAAGGACAGTATTCCTC ATACTGGAGCATATGGAATACAGGATACTCTGCGCGCAGGTTTTACCAGTGTGAAAAATGAACTTTTGCCATGTCACCCTTTGGAGCTATCGGAGAAAAATTTTCAGGCAAATGAAGAAAAAACGAATTTTTCTACATTGAGAAATATTCAGGGGATACATGCACCTCTGAAACTGCAAATGGAATACAAGGCAGTGAAACAGGTTCAACGTCTCCCATTTCTTCGGAGCTCAAACATAGCACTGGACACACTGAAAGGGAATGATGAATGTATTGGTTTTGAAGATATTCTAAATGACTCGTCACAAAGTGAAGTCATGGGAGAACCACATGTCATGTTGGAACATAGTCTTGGCTTATGGTAG